CCAGCCGCCAGTGTTTCAGACGGCTCGACAGCAAGGTCAGCACCAGCGGGAAGAGAATGTAGAACTGCTCCTCCACCGCCAGCGACCAAGTGTGCAGCAGTGGTTTGAGATCAGAGGCGACGTCGAAATAGCCATCCTGGCGCATGAACAGGATGTTCGAGACAAAGGTCACCTGGTAGCGCACCGAGCGTCCCAGCTCTTCGTAATCCTTGGGCGCCAGCAGGAACCAGCCAACCGCCAGCACCGCAACGATCATCGCGAAAAGCGCGGGCAGGATCCGCCGGGCACGTCGGGCCCAGAAATCGATGAAACTGAAACGCCCGGCCTGGCGCTGGTTCCAGATGATCGAGGTGATCAGGTAACCGGAAATCACGAAAAACACGTCCACGCCGACAAATCCGCCGGTGAACCCCGGGACGCCGAAATGGAACAGCACCACGGCAATCACCGCGACTGCGCGCAAGCCGTCGATATCCCTTCGATAAGCGAGTGTGCTCATAAATCTTTAATGCCAATCATGTGGTTGTTTTTTGTACAGCCTCAATCGCTGCTTATTGTTTTGCCAACTCACTGACCTTACCAGATCGCAAACCTCCCATCGTTCAGACAAAAAACAGGCAAAAAAAATGGCGCCCCCTGAGGGACGCCATTTTTCGGACTCATCCGACGATGTTACTTGCGCTTCATCGACAGGAAGAACTCGTCGTTGGTCTTGGTCGTTTTCAGCTTGTCGACCAGGAACTCGATGGCAGCCACTTCGTCCATCGGGTGCAGCAGCTTGCGCAGGATCCACATGCGCTGCAGTTCGTCGTCGGCGGTCAGCAACTCTTCGCGGCGGGTGCCGGAGCGGTTGATGTTGATGGCCGGGAACACACGCTTCTCGGCGATCTTGCGATCCAGAGGCAGTTCCATGTTGCCGGTACCCTTGAACTCTTCGTAGATCACTTCGTCCATCTTCGAGCCGGTTTCAACCAGCGCGGTGGCGATAATGGTCAGCGAGCCGCCTTCTTCGATGTTCCGCGCGGCACCGAAGAAACGCTTCGGTTTCTCCAGGGCGTGGGCATCGACACCACCGGTCAGCACCTTGCCGGAGCTCGGGATCACGGTGTTGTAGGCACGGGCCAGACGGGTGATGGAGTCGAGCAGGATCACCACGTCCTTCTTGTGCTCGACTAGGCGCTTGGCCTTCTCGATCACCATTTCAGCCACTTGTACGTGACGGGTCGGCGGCTCGTCGAAGGTCGAGGCAACCACTTCGCCGCGCACGGTGCGCTGCATTTCGGTCACTTCTTCCGGACGCTCGTCGATCAACAGCACGATCAGGTGAACTTCAGGGTTGTTACGAGCGATGTTGGCTGCGATGTTCTGCAGCATGATCGTTTTACCGGCTTTCGGCGGTGCAACGATCAGACCGCGCTGGCCTTTGCCGATCGGGGCGCACAGGTCGATCACACGACCGGTCAGGTCTTCGGTGGAACCGTTGCCGGCTTCCATCTTCATGCGCACGGTCGGGAACAGCGGGGTCAGATTCTCGAAGAGAATCTTGTTTTTCGCGTTCTCCGGGCGATCGAAGTTGATCGTGTCGACCTTGAGCAGGGCGAAATAACGCTCGCCTTCCTTCGGTGGCCGGATCTTGCCAACGATGGTGTCACCGGTGCGCAGGTTGAAACGGCGGATCTGGCTCGGCGAGACGTAGATGTCGTCAGGGCCGGCGAGGTAGGAAGCGTCAGCGGAGCGCAGGAAGCCGAAGCCGTCCTGGAGAATCTCCAGCACGCCATCACCGGAGATTTCCTCACCGCTTTTCGCGTGCTTTTTCAGCAGGGAGAAAATCACGTCCTGCTTGCGCGAACGGGCCATATTTTCTATGCCCATCTGTTCGGCCAATTCGAGCAGTTCGGTAATCGGCTTTTGCTTGAGTTCAGTCAGATTCATATAGGAATGACGTAATCATTTATGGAGGGGGGGAAATTAAGCTTTTGGCTTAATGAGGCCGCGCCGCAGAGAAGGCGACAGGATCGCGTACTTGTTCGAAAAGGAGTGCGTCGGCGACGGCTAGCAGGGGGCAGTGGAGAAACCAGTGCGGGGCCGAATGTACCACCTGAGTTTCGGAGCGTCTAGCCCTGAATACGCAAAAAGCCCCGCGATTTGCGGGGCTTTTTGAGGACAGTCTTTACCGCGACGCTTAGATGTTGGCGTCGAGGAAAGCAGCCAGTTGCGACTTCGACAGAGCGCCGACCTTGGTCGCTTCCACGTTGCCGTTCTTGAACAGCATCAGGGTCGGGATACCACGTACGCCGTGCTTGGCCGGGGTTTCCTGGTTTTCGTCGATGTTCAGCTTGGCAACGGTCAGCTTGCCTTTGTAAGTCTCTGCAATCTCGTCCAGAACCGGAGCGATCATTTTGCAAGGGCCGCACCATTCAGCCCAGTAGTCGACCAGGACAGCGCCTTCGGCCTTGAGTACGTCGGCTTCGAAGCTAGCGTCGCTAACGTGTTTGATCAGATCGCTGCTCATGGAATTCTCCAGGTTGTAAGCAAAAAAACGTGGCCCATCATAGCCGCCCTTCCCTTGTTCAGGAAGCCGCAGATGATTGAGTCTTGCTATGGCACTCGATGAGTTTGGGTATAGCTCAAGTCACGCGCTGGCGGGGGCGATGAAGGCAATTCCGGTGCGCAGCGCCGCGTTGCGCACGTGCTCCTGCATGGCTTTCTGGGCGGCAGCGGAGGCCCGGCGCGCCAGGGCGCGGAGGATCTTGCGGTGTTCCTGCCAGGTTTCCATGGCCCGCTCGGCGCGGATGAACGGTAGCTTCTGACTCTCCAGAAAGATGTCGGCGCTGGCGGTGAGGATGCTCAGCATCGCCTGATTGCCACTGGCCCGCAGGATTCGCCGGTGGAATTCGAAATCCAGTTTCGCCGCGGCCTCGAAGTCGCCGGCACGCAGCTGTTCGCGCATGGCGGCGACGTTGTCTTCCAGTTCGTCCAGATCGAACGTGCTCAGCGTCACCGCCGCCAATCCGGCAGCGAACCCTTCCAGCGCATAGCGCAACTGAAAGATCTCCAGCGGCGAGGCCTGGGCTGCAAACGGCCAGGCCGGCGCACCCTCCCCCCGCGGCAGCTCCACCGGCGACTGCACGAATACACCCTTGCCCGGCTGGATGCTGACCACCCCCAGCGCACTCAATGACGACAACGCTTCGCGCAACGATGCCCGGCTGACCCCCAGCTGCACCGCCAGATCCCGCTGCGAGGGCAGCGCATCACCGGGGCCGAAACCCTGCTCGGTAATCAGTTTGCGGATCGCTTGCAGCGCCACTTCGGGTACGGCGCGGGAGATCGAGTTCATGGTTTTCCAGTCGGACCAGGCCAAGGTGCGGCCAGTTGTAAAGCTATTCGAGGCGTCAGGCAAGTCATGCCCCAGCGGGGTTCGGCGGCGCGCGTCGATGCGCTATCGCAGTGCGAAATGCAACCTGACTGTTCAGACCAGTAAGACCGAGAAAACCCGCTAAACCTGTGGCTTTGCAGGGCTAAACCGCTGTCTTGGCACGGCCCATGCTCTGTCCGATCGCAGAATTCATTTCCCGCCGATCCGGAGATTGTCCATGACGAAGCGTTACAGCGCCCTCCTCGCCGCCCTGTTTGCCGGTCTGATGCTGAGCCAGGCCCCCGCCCATGCCGACGGTCTGGACGACGTAGTCAAACGCGGCACCTTGAAAGTCGCCGTGCCTCAGGACTTCCCGCCATTTGGCTCGGTCGGACCGGACATGAAGCCGCGCGGCCTGGACATCGACACTGCGAAACTGCTGGCCGACCAGCTCAAGGTCAAACTTGAACTGACCCCGGTCAACAGCACCAACCGCATCCCGTTCCTGACCACCGGCAAGGTCGACCTGGTGATTTCCAGCCTCGGCAAAAATCCCGAACGCGAGAAAGTCATCGATTTCTCCCGTGCCTACGCACCGTTCTACCTCGCCGTATTCGGCCCGCCAGACGCGACCGTCAGCAGCTTGGACGACCTCAAGGGCAAAACCATCAGCGTCACCCGTGGCGCCATCGAAGATATCGAACTGACCAAAGTCGCCCCCGAAGGCGTGACCATCAAGCGCTTCGAAGACAATAACTCGACCATCGCCGCCTACCTCGCAGGCCAAGTCGATCTGATCGCCAGCGGCAACGTGGTGATGGTCGCAATCAGCGAAAAGAGCCCGAAGCGAGTGCCGGCGCTGAAGGTGAAGCTCAAGGATTCGCCGGTCTACGTCGGCGTAAACAAGAACGAGCCGGCGCTGCTGGGCAAGGTCAACGAGATCCTGGCCACCGCCAAGGCTGACGGCGCGCTGGAAAAGAATGCGCAGACCTGGCTCAAAGAGCCGCTGCCGGCCGATCTCTGACCGGCGACGCGGGAGATTTTCATGGCCTATCAGTTCGATTTCTTGCCGGTGGTGGAAAACACCGACCTGCTGCTGCGCGGAGCGCTGTTCACCCTTGAGCTGACGGCCATCGGCGCGCTGCTCGGGGTTGGCGTGGGCATCGTCGGGGCGCTGGTGCGGGCGTGGAACATCCGCCCGTTCTCGACGATCTTCGGCGTTTATGTGGAGTTGATCCGCAACACGCCGTTTCTGGTGCAGCTGTTCTTCATCTTCTTCGGCCTGCCGTCCCTCGGCGTGCAGATTTCCGAATGGCAGGCGGCGGTGCTGGCGATGGTGATCAACCTCGGCGCGTACTCGACCGAGATCATCCGCGCCGGCATCCAGGCGATTCCGCGCGGGCAGCTGGAAGCCGCAGCGGCATTGGCAATGAGCCGCTTCGAAGCGTTCCGCCACGTGGTGCTGCTGCCGGCGCTGGGCAAGGTCTGGCCGGCGCTGAGCAGCCAGATCATCATCGTCATGCTCGGGTCGGCAGTGTGTTCGCAGATCGCCACCGAAGAGTTGAGTTTCGCCGCCAACTTTATTCAGTCGCGCAACTTCCGCGCCTTTGAAACCTACGCCCTGACCACCCTCATTTATCTGTGCATGGCGCTGCTGATCCGACAGTTATTGAACTGGCTCGGTCGGCGCTACCTGTCGAAAAGCAGTGCGAGGAGCAGCCAATGAGTGACTTCTCCTTCTGGGACATCCTGCGCAACCTGCTCACCGGCCTGCAATGGACACTGGCGCTGTCGCTGGTGGCGTTCATTGGCGGCGGGATCGTCGGGTTGCTGATCCTGATCATGCGCATCTCGAAAAACCCGCTACCCAGCAGCATCGCCCGTACCTGGATCGAACTGTTCCAGGGCACACCGCTGCTGATGCAGCTGTTTCTGGTGTTCTTCGGCGTGGCGCTGGCCGGGATCGAAATCTCGCCGTGGATGGCGGCGGCGATTGCCCTGACGCTATTCACCAGCGCTTATCTGGCGGAGATCTGGCGCGGTTGCGTCGAGGCGATTCCCAATGGTCAGTGGGAAGCTTCGTCAAGCCTGGCGCTCAACCCGCTGGAGCAACTGCGCTACGTGATCCTGCCGCAAGCGCTGCGCATTGCTGTGGCGCCGACCGTGGGCTTCTCGGTGCAAGTGGTCAAAGGCACCGCCGTGACCTCGATCATCGGCTTCACCGAGCTGACCAAGACCGGCGGCATGCTCGCCA
The sequence above is a segment of the Pseudomonas sp. HS6 genome. Coding sequences within it:
- a CDS encoding FadR/GntR family transcriptional regulator, with product MNSISRAVPEVALQAIRKLITEQGFGPGDALPSQRDLAVQLGVSRASLREALSSLSALGVVSIQPGKGVFVQSPVELPRGEGAPAWPFAAQASPLEIFQLRYALEGFAAGLAAVTLSTFDLDELEDNVAAMREQLRAGDFEAAAKLDFEFHRRILRASGNQAMLSILTASADIFLESQKLPFIRAERAMETWQEHRKILRALARRASAAAQKAMQEHVRNAALRTGIAFIAPASA
- the trxA gene encoding thioredoxin TrxA, whose translation is MSSDLIKHVSDASFEADVLKAEGAVLVDYWAEWCGPCKMIAPVLDEIAETYKGKLTVAKLNIDENQETPAKHGVRGIPTLMLFKNGNVEATKVGALSKSQLAAFLDANI
- a CDS encoding transporter substrate-binding domain-containing protein gives rise to the protein MTKRYSALLAALFAGLMLSQAPAHADGLDDVVKRGTLKVAVPQDFPPFGSVGPDMKPRGLDIDTAKLLADQLKVKLELTPVNSTNRIPFLTTGKVDLVISSLGKNPEREKVIDFSRAYAPFYLAVFGPPDATVSSLDDLKGKTISVTRGAIEDIELTKVAPEGVTIKRFEDNNSTIAAYLAGQVDLIASGNVVMVAISEKSPKRVPALKVKLKDSPVYVGVNKNEPALLGKVNEILATAKADGALEKNAQTWLKEPLPADL
- the rho gene encoding transcription termination factor Rho, which translates into the protein MNLTELKQKPITELLELAEQMGIENMARSRKQDVIFSLLKKHAKSGEEISGDGVLEILQDGFGFLRSADASYLAGPDDIYVSPSQIRRFNLRTGDTIVGKIRPPKEGERYFALLKVDTINFDRPENAKNKILFENLTPLFPTVRMKMEAGNGSTEDLTGRVIDLCAPIGKGQRGLIVAPPKAGKTIMLQNIAANIARNNPEVHLIVLLIDERPEEVTEMQRTVRGEVVASTFDEPPTRHVQVAEMVIEKAKRLVEHKKDVVILLDSITRLARAYNTVIPSSGKVLTGGVDAHALEKPKRFFGAARNIEEGGSLTIIATALVETGSKMDEVIYEEFKGTGNMELPLDRKIAEKRVFPAININRSGTRREELLTADDELQRMWILRKLLHPMDEVAAIEFLVDKLKTTKTNDEFFLSMKRK
- a CDS encoding amino acid ABC transporter permease, translated to MSDFSFWDILRNLLTGLQWTLALSLVAFIGGGIVGLLILIMRISKNPLPSSIARTWIELFQGTPLLMQLFLVFFGVALAGIEISPWMAAAIALTLFTSAYLAEIWRGCVEAIPNGQWEASSSLALNPLEQLRYVILPQALRIAVAPTVGFSVQVVKGTAVTSIIGFTELTKTGGMLANATFEPFMVYGLVAAGYFLLCFPLSLSARYLERRLHASA
- a CDS encoding amino acid ABC transporter permease — protein: MAYQFDFLPVVENTDLLLRGALFTLELTAIGALLGVGVGIVGALVRAWNIRPFSTIFGVYVELIRNTPFLVQLFFIFFGLPSLGVQISEWQAAVLAMVINLGAYSTEIIRAGIQAIPRGQLEAAAALAMSRFEAFRHVVLLPALGKVWPALSSQIIIVMLGSAVCSQIATEELSFAANFIQSRNFRAFETYALTTLIYLCMALLIRQLLNWLGRRYLSKSSARSSQ